From Candidatus Zymogenaceae bacterium, the proteins below share one genomic window:
- a CDS encoding 4Fe-4S binding protein, with the protein MPKVIIDAELCKGCGLCTDACPRSLIAIGKKTNSQGYFTAQYIDNSSECTGCALCAQMCPDIAIEVFK; encoded by the coding sequence ATGCCCAAAGTCATCATCGACGCTGAGTTATGCAAGGGATGCGGCCTGTGCACCGACGCGTGCCCGCGATCGCTCATCGCTATCGGCAAGAAAACCAACAGTCAGGGATACTTTACCGCCCAGTATATCGACAATTCGTCCGAATGTACCGGCTGCGCCCTGTGCGCACAGATGTGTCCCGATATCGCTATTGAGGTGTTCAAGTGA
- a CDS encoding arginine--tRNA ligase: MVKEQLTDILRKSLSALADEGFLPTYTYSDSTIEPQIEVPKDSTHGDFASNIALVLASAEKKNPRQVAERIVASVNEAADFIEKMEVAGPGFINFSLKDSFWHRRLANAIAEGETFGDSDMGRGVRVQVEFVSANPTGPLHVGHARGAAVGDSLAAVLEAAGFDVQREYYINDAGVQMETLGKSVYARYREHFGKDFVYLDTYYQGEYIGEIAQKIASEQGERFLQMPEEEAIPFFTNFASQNILSGIKQDLSDFGIEYDVWFSEKSLYECEADGTSQVDAYIEEFTRRGLVFEKEGALWFNTIDYGDDKDRVVIKSDGEKTYLASDIAYHQNKYDRGFDRVINIWGADHHGYVVRMQAAIRALGRNEGDLVMILVQLVSLVRGGKPISMSTRAGQFVTLRQLLDEVGSDAVRYFMLMRSYDAHFDFDLDLATTRSQENPVFYVQYSHARICSILRQANEQDISTDECSDDDLARLVLPEEIALIKKILYFPDLVEEAARDLAPHKITFFLFDLASLFHSYYNHHRVITENLPLTRGRLALGGMIKTVVARGLGLLGISAPEKM, encoded by the coding sequence TTGGTTAAAGAACAACTGACGGACATTTTACGGAAATCCTTGTCCGCGTTGGCGGACGAGGGTTTCCTTCCCACATATACGTACTCCGATTCCACCATCGAACCTCAAATCGAGGTCCCAAAGGACTCGACTCACGGCGATTTCGCCTCGAACATCGCCCTGGTATTGGCATCGGCGGAGAAGAAGAATCCCCGGCAGGTGGCCGAGCGAATCGTCGCGAGCGTCAATGAGGCCGCAGACTTCATCGAAAAAATGGAGGTGGCGGGCCCCGGGTTTATCAACTTTTCCCTGAAAGATTCCTTCTGGCACCGACGCCTCGCCAACGCCATCGCCGAGGGGGAAACCTTCGGCGACTCGGATATGGGCCGCGGCGTGCGTGTGCAGGTGGAATTCGTCAGCGCCAATCCCACAGGACCCCTGCATGTGGGCCATGCCAGGGGAGCGGCGGTGGGAGACTCCCTGGCCGCCGTCCTGGAAGCCGCAGGCTTCGACGTCCAACGGGAATACTATATCAACGACGCCGGCGTCCAGATGGAAACCCTGGGGAAAAGCGTCTACGCCCGGTACCGGGAACATTTCGGCAAAGATTTTGTCTATCTCGATACCTATTATCAGGGGGAATACATCGGGGAGATCGCCCAAAAAATCGCATCGGAACAGGGGGAGCGTTTTCTTCAGATGCCGGAGGAAGAAGCGATACCCTTTTTCACCAACTTCGCCTCTCAGAATATCCTTTCCGGTATAAAACAGGACCTCTCGGACTTCGGCATCGAGTACGACGTCTGGTTTTCGGAAAAGAGCCTCTATGAATGCGAGGCGGACGGCACAAGCCAGGTGGATGCGTATATTGAGGAGTTTACCCGCCGGGGGCTCGTGTTCGAGAAAGAGGGAGCCCTCTGGTTTAACACCATCGACTACGGGGACGACAAGGATCGGGTGGTCATCAAAAGCGACGGCGAAAAGACCTATCTCGCTTCGGATATCGCCTATCATCAAAACAAATACGATCGGGGCTTTGACCGCGTGATCAATATCTGGGGGGCGGATCACCACGGATACGTCGTCAGGATGCAGGCGGCGATACGGGCCCTGGGGCGAAACGAAGGGGATCTGGTAATGATCCTCGTGCAGCTGGTCAGCCTGGTCCGTGGGGGAAAACCGATCTCCATGTCCACCAGGGCGGGGCAATTCGTCACCCTCAGGCAGCTTCTCGACGAAGTGGGATCGGACGCCGTGCGATATTTCATGCTCATGCGCAGCTACGACGCCCACTTCGATTTCGACCTGGACCTGGCCACCACCAGGTCTCAGGAAAATCCTGTTTTCTACGTCCAGTACTCCCATGCCCGTATCTGTTCCATACTTCGTCAGGCAAACGAGCAGGATATCTCCACGGACGAATGTTCGGATGACGACTTGGCCCGGCTTGTGCTGCCGGAGGAAATCGCCCTTATCAAGAAAATTCTCTATTTTCCCGACCTGGTGGAGGAGGCGGCCCGTGATCTGGCCCCTCACAAGATCACATTTTTCCTCTTCGACTTGGCCTCGCTCTTTCACAGCTACTACAACCACCACCGGGTCATCACCGAGAACCTCCCCCTCACCCGGGGGCGCCTGGCCCTGGGCGGGATGATCAAGACCGTTGTGGCCCGGGGGCTGGGACTTTTGGGGATATCCGCCCCGGAAAAAATGTGA